The following coding sequences lie in one Arachis stenosperma cultivar V10309 chromosome 5, arast.V10309.gnm1.PFL2, whole genome shotgun sequence genomic window:
- the LOC130982862 gene encoding bidirectional sugar transporter SWEET4-like, with the protein MVSAAVARNVIGIIGNVISFLLFFSPAPTFYTIIKKKSVEEFKPDPYIATVLNCAFWVFYGLPFVHPHSILVLTINSVGLGFEFIYLTIYYIYAPTKGRKKVLLFLFIEAIFFAVVALVTLLALHDINRRSIVVGVLSDIFNVMMYISPLTIMAKVIRTKSVKYMPFWLSLTNFLNGLCWTTYALINPFDLFVLISNGIGAVSGLVQLILYACYCSCKEQKDEEGDDDTKPPSGSGVQLSTPNGKFAV; encoded by the exons atggtGAGCGCCGCAGTAGCTCGTAACGTCATCGGCATTATCG GAAATGTCATCTCGTTCCTCTTGTTCTTCTCACCCGC GCCAACTTTCTATACGATAATAAAGAAGAAGTCGGTGGAGGAATTCAAACCTGATCCATACATAGCAACAGTGCTGAACTGTGCATTTTGGGTGTTCTATGGGCTTCCTTTCGTGCACCCTCACAGCATTCTAGTCCTCACCATCAATAGCGTTGGCCTTGGATTTGAGTTCATCTATCTCACCATATATTACATTTATGCCCCCACCAAAGGACGT AAAAAGGtgcttcttttccttttcatcGAGGCTATTTTCTTTGCTGTGGTTGCACTTGTGACATTGCTGGCACTGCATGATATAAACCGGAGATCAATAGTGGTTGGTGTTTTGTCTGATATATTCAATGTGATGATGTATATCTCTCCTCTTACAATCATG GCAAAGGTTATAAGAACGAAGAGCGTTAAGTATATGCCATTCTGGCTCTCTCTTACCAACTTCCTTAATGGTTTGTGCTGGACAACATATGCTCTCATAAACCCCTTTGATCTCTTTGTCCTG aTAAGCAATGGTATTGGAGCAGTTTCTGGACTTGTTCAGCTCATATTATATGCTTGCTATTGCTCCTGCAAGGAACAAAAagatgaagaaggtgatgatgaCACAAAGCCACCTTCTGGCTCTGGGGTTCAACTCTCTACTCCTAACGGAAAGTTTGCTGTTTGA